In Candidatus Melainabacteria bacterium, the following proteins share a genomic window:
- a CDS encoding single-stranded DNA-binding protein — MSLSSVTISGTLKKDPEKRYTPTSIPVTNLMIEVTYVPRSSQTGKGYSSQVVRVNAWRDLAEKCEQELKAGDKVLVIGRVQINSYTTNDGKRKREIEIDANSIISIEDILTVKLPSTKETSDVEVITTAEEIPF; from the coding sequence ATGAGCTTAAGCAGTGTAACTATATCTGGTACCCTTAAGAAAGATCCTGAAAAAAGATATACTCCAACAAGTATTCCAGTTACGAATTTAATGATTGAAGTTACTTATGTGCCTCGAAGTTCTCAAACTGGAAAAGGATATTCAAGTCAAGTTGTACGGGTAAATGCATGGAGAGATTTAGCAGAAAAATGTGAACAAGAATTAAAAGCTGGAGATAAAGTTCTTGTAATAGGCAGAGTTCAGATTAATTCATATACAACAAACGATGGAAAAAGAAAAAGAGAAATTGAAATTGATGCTAATTCAATAATCTCAATTGAAGATATACTTACAGTAAAATTACCATCTACAAAAGAAACTAGTGATGTTGAAGTAATTACTACTGCTGAAGAAATTCCGTTTTAA
- the rpsF gene encoding 30S ribosomal protein S6, with product MIKAPVKNTYELLLILKPNLREEELENNISKVESAIKNYGGNILRVDKPYRNRFTHKIKSFKDGFYVPILFSSTPDAPNILKRTLSISDDVLRYMIVRGELGENTK from the coding sequence ATGATTAAGGCTCCAGTAAAAAATACATATGAATTACTTCTCATCTTAAAACCAAATTTGAGAGAAGAAGAGTTAGAAAATAACATATCAAAAGTAGAATCAGCAATAAAAAACTATGGTGGAAATATTTTAAGAGTTGATAAGCCATATAGAAATCGTTTTACACACAAAATAAAAAGTTTTAAAGATGGTTTTTATGTTCCTATTCTTTTCAGCTCAACACCTGATGCTCCTAACATTTTAAAAAGGACTTTGTCTATTTCAGATGATGTTTTACGTTATATGATTGTACGAGGAGAACTAGGAGAGAATACAAAATGA
- the tsaE gene encoding tRNA (adenosine(37)-N6)-threonylcarbamoyltransferase complex ATPase subunit type 1 TsaE, with amino-acid sequence MKKLKICNRNIKLSKSPEETFNIAKELAFKITKPLLIGIKGELGSGKTIFAKGFAYGLGVKELITSPTFLGISENFSGRLPFIHMDFYKKVVNKEIVEGYLKKNSVVLIEWVDNYDLVFNKKLPLDIFVYIQYVNDNERQIACVILSNL; translated from the coding sequence ATGAAAAAATTGAAGATTTGCAACCGTAATATAAAACTTTCAAAAAGTCCAGAAGAAACATTTAACATAGCAAAAGAGCTAGCATTTAAAATAACTAAACCACTCTTGATTGGAATTAAAGGAGAACTAGGTAGTGGCAAAACCATTTTTGCAAAAGGTTTTGCTTATGGGTTAGGTGTAAAAGAATTAATTACTAGTCCTACTTTTTTAGGTATAAGTGAAAACTTTTCTGGAAGATTGCCTTTTATTCATATGGACTTTTACAAGAAAGTTGTAAATAAAGAAATTGTTGAAGGATATTTAAAAAAGAATTCAGTTGTATTAATTGAGTGGGTAGATAACTATGATTTAGTTTTTAATAAAAAATTACCTCTTGATATTTTTGTGTATATTCAATATGTGAATGATAATGAAAGACAAATAGCTTGTGTTATACTAAGTAACCTATAA
- a CDS encoding GerMN domain-containing protein: MKNYFIFLFVSICFLFSFTSCSLVQESNNYGISNNLLFNVGLKDTKVCFTKSKSAKELYWVSVSRKIPKDDNIIEATLRELFLGPTKSEELKGIMTEIPTGTRLIKIEESEDEIVIDVSNQYTTGGGAATMQLRYLQVYKTLKKLAPQKKIYMLVEGKTLKAIGGEGLEVSQPLTKVTDYTEKYEKIEDLQP, encoded by the coding sequence ATGAAAAATTATTTTATATTCCTTTTTGTTTCTATATGCTTTCTTTTTAGTTTTACATCATGTTCTCTTGTACAGGAATCTAATAATTATGGAATTAGCAATAACTTACTTTTTAATGTTGGCTTGAAGGATACAAAAGTATGTTTTACTAAATCAAAAAGTGCTAAAGAGCTTTATTGGGTTTCTGTTTCCAGAAAGATTCCAAAGGATGACAATATAATAGAAGCTACTTTAAGAGAACTTTTTTTAGGACCCACAAAAAGTGAAGAGTTAAAAGGAATTATGACAGAGATCCCAACTGGTACAAGGCTAATCAAGATAGAAGAAAGTGAGGATGAAATTGTTATTGATGTCTCTAACCAGTACACAACAGGTGGTGGGGCAGCAACAATGCAGCTTAGATACTTACAAGTTTATAAAACATTAAAAAAATTAGCTCCTCAAAAGAAAATTTACATGCTTGTTGAAGGTAAAACTTTAAAAGCCATTGGTGGTGAAGGTTTAGAGGTTTCACAACCGCTAACTAAGGTTACTGATTACACTGAAAAATATGAAAAAATTGAAGATTTGCAACCGTAA
- a CDS encoding sugar ABC transporter permease, with amino-acid sequence MTKISKLFLLLVFLFPWLIGFFVFLFVPIFASFYLSFTEYDILRKPLFIGFDNYMLLFSDIVFWKSLRVTFIYAFITLPLSVVLGITFAILLNQKITGISIYRTCLYLPSIIPLIASSIIWLWIFRGDEGGLVNHFLSKLNISGPLWFSDSRWALIPLIIMSLWSIGNSVLIYLAGLQDIPQAVYEAADIDGASFLHKLFLITIPMLTPTIFFNLVIGIISVFQYFIPAYVMTSGGPQHATTFYSLYAYQNAFEDFKLGYASSMAWILFIIVAVLTLVAFRGFAGKVFYQGK; translated from the coding sequence ATGACTAAAATCTCAAAATTGTTCTTGCTTCTTGTATTTTTATTTCCATGGTTAATTGGTTTTTTTGTATTTTTATTTGTTCCAATATTTGCATCATTTTACTTAAGTTTCACTGAATATGACATTCTTAGAAAACCTCTTTTTATTGGTTTTGATAATTATATGCTTCTTTTTTCTGATATAGTTTTCTGGAAATCTTTACGTGTAACTTTTATTTATGCATTTATCACCCTTCCTTTATCTGTTGTTCTTGGAATTACATTTGCTATACTTTTAAATCAAAAAATAACAGGGATTTCTATATATAGAACCTGCTTATATTTACCTAGTATTATTCCCTTAATTGCTAGTTCTATTATATGGCTATGGATTTTTCGAGGAGATGAAGGTGGCTTAGTAAACCATTTTTTAAGCAAACTTAATATAAGTGGTCCTTTATGGTTTAGTGATTCTAGGTGGGCATTAATACCTCTTATTATTATGAGTTTGTGGTCTATAGGAAATTCTGTGCTTATTTATTTAGCGGGTCTTCAAGATATTCCACAAGCTGTTTATGAAGCAGCAGATATTGATGGTGCTAGTTTTTTACATAAACTTTTTTTAATTACAATACCAATGTTAACTCCTACTATATTTTTTAATTTAGTTATTGGAATTATTTCAGTATTTCAATACTTTATTCCTGCATATGTGATGACTTCAGGAGGTCCACAGCATGCAACAACTTTTTATTCTTTATATGCATATCAAAATGCATTTGAAGATTTTAAACTTGGTTATGCATCTAGCATGGCATGGATTTTGTTTATTATTGTTGCAGTTTTAACCTTAGTTGCATTTAGAGGATTTGCTGGTAAGGTGTTTTATCAAGGGAAGTGA
- a CDS encoding adenylate/guanylate cyclase domain-containing protein, with translation MMEHKKQKKLFLRSSVYSLSIILISLVWYFGNMPLISNYLHDTENKTYDLLFITRHNLKLNPNPPKDILIVGIDATSINKVGVPWPWPRQFHAAIVDALTKAKTKLIIFDIIFDTISPLSLQTQDILGEQTIAKTSFDAGKEDDQIFAKSITKAMNVILACEGEPLSKLKYQVVVPIPPFLKALNNDTSYLGNSSVTYDPDNFVRRAKIIFPEFYSDPPISSAIAFRTIQKYLNKRGEISSKEEIYLGKTKIPKEFLINFYGPAETINTIPYWKTLELTSGENSENNIFKNKIVLIGRTKLKASIDPFKSIRSPDSFPTPFSALTPNFSGVEIQATILGNLLDKTFLVKIHPFLFGLVIFTSGLIANFIIAAFRQRLVLCFSLCLLLSIFYMSVCFILFVFYNFVIPPTFPAYGAILPIYFVNFLDQYFIVDHERRKQAKIFRQLVPIQIADEIEKMDQEQLALGGTKRIITVLFTDIQNFTGFCERIAPEIVVNILNQFFTEMVKIIHKHNGLVDKFIGDAIMALWGSPKVIDSKTQATLAAQCGLEMKEELNKLNTLWKRSGLDESLSIRVGINTDEAITGNVGSPQRIQFSAIGDGVNVASRLEAINKVYGTTIIVSENTAKLLTAEFHLREIDSVTVPGKDIPINIFELIQEEEYISELLNKYNEALKNYRSKDLNRAIILWEECLKIKPSDKPSLIMLNRSRKLNQIQLPEGWKPIWNIENK, from the coding sequence ATGATGGAACATAAAAAACAAAAAAAATTATTTCTCAGATCATCTGTTTATTCCTTATCAATTATATTAATTTCACTTGTTTGGTACTTTGGAAATATGCCTCTCATAAGTAATTATTTACATGATACTGAAAATAAAACTTATGATTTACTTTTCATAACAAGGCATAATCTTAAATTAAATCCAAATCCACCAAAAGATATTTTAATTGTTGGTATTGATGCAACTTCTATAAATAAAGTAGGAGTTCCATGGCCATGGCCTAGACAATTTCATGCAGCAATTGTTGATGCCTTAACTAAAGCTAAAACAAAGTTAATTATCTTCGACATAATTTTTGACACAATTTCACCTTTAAGTCTACAAACCCAGGACATTCTTGGAGAACAAACAATTGCAAAAACTTCTTTTGATGCTGGAAAGGAAGATGATCAAATCTTTGCAAAATCAATAACAAAAGCAATGAATGTAATACTTGCATGTGAAGGAGAACCATTATCTAAATTAAAATACCAAGTCGTTGTTCCAATCCCACCATTTTTAAAAGCATTAAACAACGATACCAGTTATCTTGGAAATAGTTCAGTTACTTATGATCCTGATAATTTTGTAAGAAGAGCAAAAATAATATTTCCAGAGTTTTATAGTGATCCTCCAATATCAAGTGCTATTGCATTTCGTACAATTCAAAAATACCTTAATAAACGAGGAGAAATTTCATCTAAAGAAGAGATTTACCTTGGCAAAACAAAAATCCCAAAAGAATTTCTAATTAACTTTTATGGTCCTGCTGAAACAATAAACACTATTCCTTACTGGAAAACTCTTGAACTAACTTCAGGTGAAAATAGTGAAAATAATATTTTTAAAAATAAAATTGTACTAATTGGCAGAACCAAACTTAAAGCATCAATTGATCCATTTAAGAGTATAAGATCACCTGATTCATTTCCAACACCATTTAGTGCCTTAACACCAAACTTTTCTGGTGTAGAAATACAAGCAACTATTTTAGGAAATTTATTAGATAAAACATTCTTAGTTAAAATACATCCTTTTTTATTTGGACTAGTAATATTTACATCAGGATTAATTGCAAATTTTATTATTGCTGCTTTTAGACAAAGGCTTGTACTATGTTTTTCATTATGTTTATTACTTTCTATTTTTTATATGTCAGTTTGTTTTATTTTATTTGTTTTTTACAATTTTGTCATCCCACCAACATTTCCTGCATATGGAGCCATCTTACCAATTTATTTTGTAAACTTCCTTGATCAGTACTTCATAGTAGATCATGAAAGAAGAAAACAAGCAAAGATTTTTAGGCAATTAGTCCCAATTCAAATTGCAGATGAAATTGAAAAAATGGATCAAGAACAACTTGCCCTGGGAGGAACAAAAAGAATAATAACAGTTCTTTTTACAGACATTCAAAACTTTACTGGATTTTGTGAAAGGATTGCTCCTGAAATTGTTGTAAATATTTTAAATCAGTTTTTTACAGAAATGGTAAAAATTATTCATAAACATAATGGGCTTGTAGACAAGTTTATAGGAGACGCAATTATGGCTTTATGGGGTTCACCAAAAGTTATTGATAGTAAAACCCAAGCTACACTAGCAGCTCAATGTGGTTTGGAAATGAAAGAAGAATTAAACAAATTAAACACTCTATGGAAAAGATCAGGTCTTGATGAAAGTTTATCTATTAGAGTTGGTATAAATACAGACGAAGCAATAACAGGAAATGTAGGCTCTCCTCAAAGAATCCAATTTAGTGCAATTGGTGATGGTGTCAACGTAGCCAGCAGATTAGAAGCTATTAATAAAGTTTATGGAACTACAATTATTGTTTCAGAAAATACTGCAAAACTTTTAACAGCAGAATTCCACCTAAGAGAAATAGACTCAGTGACTGTCCCAGGAAAAGATATTCCAATAAATATATTTGAATTAATTCAAGAAGAAGAATATATCTCAGAACTACTCAATAAATATAATGAGGCTCTAAAAAACTACAGAAGCAAAGATTTAAATAGAGCAATTATACTTTGGGAAGAATGTTTAAAAATAAAACCAAGTGATAAACCTTCATTAATAATGTTAAACAGATCTAGAAAATTAAACCAAATTCAATTACCGGAAGGCTGGAAGCCAATTTGGAATATTGAAAATAAATAA
- a CDS encoding competence/damage-inducible protein A: protein MKAEIISVGTELLLGQITNTNASYLAQELKSLGIESHFQSTVGDNVERIHEVLNQALNRADLIITTGGLGPTPDDLTHEAISSFFKTKLFLDKKVLKNIKEKFYLKGYKKMPTMNIKQAYKPKDAKWIPNKLGTANGIKWRIRDGNVLIMTFPGVPRELYHMWEDTAKPYLKKLTGKNVIYSRTLKFTGIGESALADKIKSYFNLQNPTVAPYASIGEVKIRITSKEKSLKKAKKLVQKVTNKILKKTKKYFFGKDNDTLESLVAKKLTTQNKTIAIAESCTGGLLSKRLTDIPGSSKYIKLNVVTYSNEAKNKILNVPQKLLTKYGAVSFQVAKAMAIGVKKLAKTNLGLSITGIAGPSGSTKTKPVGLVYFGLAKENKIKTIKMLFGKNSIREEIRWLATQFALNWIGREL, encoded by the coding sequence ATGAAAGCAGAAATCATATCTGTTGGAACTGAACTTTTACTTGGACAAATAACCAACACAAATGCATCTTATTTAGCACAAGAACTAAAGTCACTTGGTATTGAATCACATTTTCAATCTACAGTTGGAGATAATGTAGAACGTATACATGAAGTTTTAAATCAAGCTCTTAATAGAGCAGATTTAATAATTACAACTGGCGGCTTAGGACCAACACCTGATGACTTAACACACGAAGCAATTAGTAGTTTTTTTAAGACAAAATTATTTTTAGACAAGAAAGTTCTTAAAAATATCAAAGAAAAATTTTATTTAAAAGGCTATAAAAAAATGCCTACAATGAATATTAAACAAGCCTACAAACCAAAAGATGCAAAGTGGATACCAAATAAATTAGGTACTGCAAATGGTATCAAATGGAGAATTCGAGATGGAAATGTTCTCATAATGACCTTCCCTGGTGTTCCAAGAGAGCTTTATCACATGTGGGAAGATACTGCTAAGCCTTATTTAAAAAAGCTAACAGGAAAAAATGTAATTTATTCAAGAACATTAAAGTTTACAGGTATTGGAGAATCAGCTCTTGCAGATAAAATTAAATCTTATTTTAATTTACAAAATCCAACTGTTGCACCGTATGCAAGTATTGGTGAAGTAAAAATAAGAATTACATCAAAGGAAAAATCTCTTAAAAAAGCAAAAAAATTAGTTCAAAAAGTAACAAACAAGATCTTAAAAAAAACAAAAAAATATTTCTTTGGCAAAGATAATGATACTTTAGAAAGTTTAGTAGCAAAAAAACTTACCACCCAAAATAAAACAATTGCAATAGCTGAATCATGTACTGGTGGACTACTCTCTAAAAGATTAACTGATATTCCAGGCAGTTCAAAATATATAAAATTAAATGTTGTTACTTACTCAAATGAGGCAAAGAACAAAATACTAAATGTGCCTCAAAAATTATTAACTAAGTACGGAGCAGTTAGTTTTCAAGTAGCTAAGGCAATGGCAATTGGAGTTAAAAAACTAGCAAAAACTAATTTAGGATTATCTATTACTGGAATTGCAGGGCCTAGTGGCAGTACAAAAACTAAACCTGTTGGTCTAGTATATTTTGGATTAGCAAAAGAAAATAAAATCAAAACAATAAAAATGTTATTTGGGAAAAATTCCATAAGGGAAGAAATAAGGTGGCTAGCAACACAATTTGCTTTGAATTGGATAGGTAGAGAGCTGTAG
- a CDS encoding UDP-3-O-acyl-N-acetylglucosamine deacetylase — protein MNKITHQTTQRLQIHGNGLFSKDEVTVSINKAPANTGIVFILNGKEIPALVDNVTNSNRNIVLTKEEESICLVEHFLATCSLLGINDIKVTTNKNELIFNDGSAEHWQKAFLKLDFCNKVIEKYELKNSIFLKSQDKEIVAIPHSGFKVSYFMDWQHPLLGKKFVSWVPCDGVEILLKARTFATKEENDYFGMSESLLTLTEEGFNKKLNHPLEPLYHKILDMIGDLRLCGINPLEINMHVIGFKSGHELNVEMAKHVRATLAVAQ, from the coding sequence ATGAATAAAATTACACATCAAACTACACAAAGACTACAAATACATGGTAATGGATTGTTCTCAAAAGATGAAGTAACTGTTTCAATAAATAAGGCTCCTGCAAATACAGGAATTGTTTTTATTTTAAATGGCAAAGAAATTCCAGCTTTAGTTGATAATGTTACTAACTCAAACAGAAATATTGTTTTAACAAAAGAAGAAGAATCAATTTGTTTAGTTGAACACTTTTTAGCTACTTGTTCTTTGCTTGGAATAAATGATATTAAAGTAACTACAAACAAAAATGAACTTATTTTTAATGATGGTAGTGCAGAGCATTGGCAAAAAGCTTTTTTAAAATTAGATTTTTGTAATAAAGTTATAGAAAAGTATGAATTAAAAAATTCGATTTTTTTAAAAAGCCAAGACAAAGAAATTGTAGCTATTCCACATAGTGGCTTTAAAGTTAGTTATTTTATGGATTGGCAACATCCTCTCCTTGGAAAAAAATTTGTTAGCTGGGTTCCATGTGATGGAGTTGAAATACTTCTAAAAGCAAGAACTTTTGCAACAAAAGAAGAAAATGATTATTTTGGAATGAGTGAAAGTTTGTTAACTCTTACAGAAGAAGGCTTTAATAAAAAATTAAATCATCCTTTAGAACCTCTTTATCATAAAATCTTAGATATGATTGGTGATTTAAGATTATGTGGGATTAATCCGCTGGAAATAAATATGCATGTGATTGGATTTAAAAGTGGACATGAGTTAAATGTAGAAATGGCTAAACATGTAAGGGCAACTCTTGCGGTTGCCCAATAG